Genomic segment of Planctomycetota bacterium:
CGATGCCGTCCGCATCATCTACGGCGGCAGCGTCAAGGCGGACAACGCGGCCGAGCTGATGGCCAATCCAGACGTCGACGGAGCTTTGGTCGGCGGCGCCAGCCTGAAGGCCGAGCAGTTCCGCCCGATCCTGGAAGCCGCCCAGCCCAAGGGCTGAGCCCCCACTCCGTCATCCTGAGCGAGCACAGCGAGTCGAAGGACCTCGCCTGGGGCCCGCGACGCAGAGCAAACGAGGTCCCTCGGCTGCGCTCGGGATGACGGATTGAGCATGACGCCCGCTCGGTCGAACCCCTGTGCGGCTGAGCGTTCCGCTGCCTAACCTTCCCGCCGCGAGCGTCTCGCCCCTGCCATGGCCAACGTCCTTTACAACATTCTGGCTCCGATCTTCGGATTCGTCTGCGTTTTCATGATCCTGCTGATCCTGATCCAGAAGGGTCGCGGCGGTGGGCTCAGCAGCGCGTTCGGCGGAGCGGGCGGAAACACGGCGTTCGGCAGCAAGACCGGCGACGTGCTCACGTGGGTTACGGCGGGCGTCTTCGTGATCTTCCTCCTGCTGAGCATGGTCCTGATCTGGACCGGCGATGCGGTCGCGGCCGACAACACGCTGGTCCTGGACGAGGGTGAGACTCAGGTCGACGGCGCGGAATCCGGCGAGGGCACAAGCACGACGCCCGATGACGACGACACGCTGATTCTCGACCCGCCTGTCACACCGGCTGCCGATTAGTTACGGTGTGGGCAACTGGTCGGGGGCGACCTGCACGACGAGACCTTCCACACTTGGGGGCGCACCCCGGCGGACTGACGCATGATCCAAAGCATGACGGGCTTCGGCGACGCCCAGGGAGAAGTGGGCGACCTCTCCGTCGCCGTCGAGGTCAAGAGCCTGAACAACCGCTTTTTCAAGGCGGTCATCCGTCTGCCCGACGCCCTCTCGTCGGCCGAGCCGGAGCTGGAATCGCTGCTCCGCCGCCGCCTGGGTCGCGGCAGCGTCTACTTCGCCGTCAAGATCGTGGATGACGAAGACACCGCCAAATCGGCGGCAGCGGTGGAAATCGACGAGGACCTCGCACGCCACGTGATGTCGCAGCTGTCGGCATTGGGTTTGGACGTCGACGCGACGGCCGTGCTGTCGGTGCCAGGCGTGGTTCGTCCGACCGACGCGCCCCAGCCAGTGTCGGTCGGTGTGACGTCACCCGAGACGCGTGCGCAGCTCGCCGCCCTGGCCGACGCGGCGGTCGATCGGCTGATCGTGGTGCGCAAGTCCGAAGGCGACGCCCTGGAGAAGGACCTCGTCGGCCACCTCGACAAGATGCAAGGCCACCTCGACGCGATTGCCACGCGGGCCGGCGGCGTGGTGGAGCAGTACCACGACAAGGTCCAGGCCCGCGTCAACGAGCTCTTGGCCAAGGCCAATCTGCAGATCGACCGGTCCGAGTTGCTGAAGGAAGTCGCCGTCTTCGCCGAGCGGAGCGACATCAGCGAAGAGCTGCACCGCCTCGGCCATCACGTCGCACAGTTCCGCCAGAGCCTGTCCGATGACGGCCAGGAACACGTGGGCCGGAAGCTCGACTTCATCGCCCAGGAGATGTTGCGCGAGGCAAACACGATCGGCTCCAAAGCCAACGACGCCGACATCGCCGGCCGGGTCGTCGAGATGAAGGGTCTGGTCGACCGGCTCAAAGAGCAGGTGCAGAAC
This window contains:
- a CDS encoding YicC/YloC family endoribonuclease — protein: MIQSMTGFGDAQGEVGDLSVAVEVKSLNNRFFKAVIRLPDALSSAEPELESLLRRRLGRGSVYFAVKIVDDEDTAKSAAAVEIDEDLARHVMSQLSALGLDVDATAVLSVPGVVRPTDAPQPVSVGVTSPETRAQLAALADAAVDRLIVVRKSEGDALEKDLVGHLDKMQGHLDAIATRAGGVVEQYHDKVQARVNELLAKANLQIDRSELLKEVAVFAERSDISEELHRLGHHVAQFRQSLSDDGQEHVGRKLDFIAQEMLREANTIGSKANDADIAGRVVEMKGLVDRLKEQVQNVE
- the secG gene encoding preprotein translocase subunit SecG, which encodes MANVLYNILAPIFGFVCVFMILLILIQKGRGGGLSSAFGGAGGNTAFGSKTGDVLTWVTAGVFVIFLLLSMVLIWTGDAVAADNTLVLDEGETQVDGAESGEGTSTTPDDDDTLILDPPVTPAAD